The Pseudomonas solani genome segment GCCGAGGCCGGAGGCGACCATGTGGCGGATGGTTTCCAGGGAGCTGGATTCGACCGTCGTGTGCTTGGCGCTGTCCTCGCCGCCCTTGCGCAGGGTGGGACAGGCTTCCAGCACCTGGTCGCGGAAGCAGTGGCCTTCGCCGAGCAGCAGCAGGCTCTTGTCGTTGAGCAGCTCGCTGTCGATGGTCTTCTTCGCCGTCCAGGGGTGGTTAGCCGGCAGCAGCACGTAGAAGGGTTCGTCGTAGAGCGGTTTGGTCAGTACATCGGCTTCGGCGAAAGGCAGCGCGATGATGATGGCATCCAGCTCGCCGGTGCGCAGCTTGTCGCGTAGCACGTGGGTGAAGTTTTCTTCGATGTACAGCGGCATCTGTGGGGCGACGCGGTGCAGCTGGGGAATCAGGTGCGGGAACAGGTAGGGGCCGACGGTGTAGATGGCGCCGACCTTGAGCGGTGCGGTGAGTTGGTTCTTGCCGGCCTGGGCCAGTTCGCGGATGCCCTGGGCCTGTTCGAGGACCTTTTGTGCCTGGGTGACGATGCCCTCGCCGACCGGGGTCAGGCGCACGGCGCTCTTGCTGCGCTCGAAGATCAGCACGCCCAGCTCGTCCTCGAGCTTCTTCACACCCACCGACAGGGTCGGCTGGCTGACGTGGCAGCGTTCCGCTGCACGGCCGAAGTGCTGTTCCTGGGCGAGGGTGACGATGTAGCGCAGTTCGGTGAGGGTCATAGTCTTATTCCATTGGAGTGGCCCAAGCATAGCGGCTGCTCTCAATGGAACCAACAGCAGCCGCCCCCTTTGCGGGGGCGGATTCACTCAGCGGCGACGGTCCAGCGAGTAGACGAAGGGCGCCGTCACTTCCAGCACGCCGTTGGTCAGCAGCTCCGGTGGTGGCGGCGGCAGCGGCTGGGCGCGGCGGATCATTTCCAGGGTGGCGCGATCCAGGGAGGCGCTGCCCGACTTGCCGGTGATGCTGTAGGCGGTGACCTTGCCTTCGCCATCCACGGTGAAGCGCAGGCGGTTGACGCCTTCGAAGTTCCGGCGACGGGCGTCTTCCGGGTACTTCTTGAAGCGGGCCAGGTGAGCCATCAGCTTGCTCTGCCAGGTTTCCTTGGCCTGTGAGGGCGCGCTGGCCATGCTCTGCTGCGGTGCGGCCGGCTTGTCGTCACTGGGGGCTGCGGTGGTCGGCGCGGAGACCGTTTCCTTGACCGACTCCTGCTCCTGGGGCTTCTGCTCGGGCTTGGGCTCCGGGGGCTTGGGTTTCGGCGGCTTCGGCTTGGGCTTCGGCTTGGGTGCGATGGCGATGGTCGGCTTGGGCGCCTCGGCCAGCTTGGGCAGCGGGTCCGGCTCCGGCTCGACGCGCGGG includes the following:
- a CDS encoding hydrogen peroxide-inducible genes activator encodes the protein MTLTELRYIVTLAQEQHFGRAAERCHVSQPTLSVGVKKLEDELGVLIFERSKSAVRLTPVGEGIVTQAQKVLEQAQGIRELAQAGKNQLTAPLKVGAIYTVGPYLFPHLIPQLHRVAPQMPLYIEENFTHVLRDKLRTGELDAIIIALPFAEADVLTKPLYDEPFYVLLPANHPWTAKKTIDSELLNDKSLLLLGEGHCFRDQVLEACPTLRKGGEDSAKHTTVESSSLETIRHMVASGLGVSILPFSAVDSHHYAPGVIEIRPLTPPVPFRTVAIAWRASFPRPRAIEVLADSIRLCSVARPEQAQAEPQPA
- a CDS encoding energy transducer TonB, with translation MSEVKRTLSWSTSFLVILGIHALVFWWALFWHATVEPIELPPAAMMIELEPLPAPAPMPTPPPPPRVEPEPDPLPKLAEAPKPTIAIAPKPKPKPKPPKPKPPEPKPEQKPQEQESVKETVSAPTTAAPSDDKPAAPQQSMASAPSQAKETWQSKLMAHLARFKKYPEDARRRNFEGVNRLRFTVDGEGKVTAYSITGKSGSASLDRATLEMIRRAQPLPPPPPELLTNGVLEVTAPFVYSLDRRR